A genomic segment from Anabas testudineus chromosome 6, fAnaTes1.2, whole genome shotgun sequence encodes:
- the ces2b gene encoding liver carboxylesterase isoform X2 has translation MKFRAKLMFFTLTSVLFFCVAADKHAPEVHTKLGSLRGQYVSVKGKETGVDAYLGVPFAKPPVGPALRLAAPQPVEGWEGVKDATQQPPICVQNKQQTMDIAEKLNISLVIPDISEDCLYLNIYTPANRAHDAKLPVMVWIHGGGFTMGSASMYDGSALAAYQDVVVVLIQYRLGLLGFLSTGDEHMPGNLGLLDQVQALKWIQQHIHNFGGDPDLVTIFGESAGGVSVSLLLLSPLSEGLFHRAIAESGTAAVDTLFSNNPLPLTQMVANTSGCSLESTEKIADCMRNLDIDTIVNIVKNEKYEYLINIDGHFLTKPVNELLNQHELLHVPFITGMNNDEAGWAIANFFAPPNWTEGLDREEVTKLLSAFFPDPKHAIIRDLMIDEYIGTGEDRVKNRDGFTEMLGDKFFVIPTIKTANFHRDAGAPVYLYEYQHPPKFLQEKRPSFVKSDHGDEVFTVLGFCFTTTHAKLFDSCPEEEEKLSKIMMSYWGNFARTGSPNGDGLVHWPKYEAGEEYLAIDLKQQVTGQHLKKDRFVFLTQTLPEKVKQHQEKMERTPEVHTKLGSLRGQYVSVKGKETGVHAYLGVPFAKPPVGPALRLAAPQPLEGWEGVKDATQQPLMCVQHKQDMLDLAEKLHLSVVIPDISEDCLYVNIYTPANRAHDAKLPVMVWIHGGGYTMGSASIYDGSALAAYQDVVVVLIQYRLGLLGFLSTGDEHMPGNLGLLDQVQALKWIQQHIHNFGGDPDLVTIFGESAGGVSVSLLLLSPLSEGLFHRAISESGTAEMGIVVSNNPLQLTQMVANISGCSLESTEKIADCMRNLDIDTIVNIVKDKKLHYSANIDGHFLTKPVDELLSQHQLHTVPFITGVNNDEAGWLIVDFFAPPNWTEGLDREEVTKLLSAFFPDPKDEIIRDLLIDEYIGTGEDRVKNREGFTQILGDFFFVIPAIKVANFHRDAGAPVYLYEYQHPPKFLQEKRPSFVKTDHGDELFTVLGFCFTTTHVKLPDSCPEEEEKLSKIMMSYWGNFARTGSPNGDGLVHWPKYEAGEEYLAIDLKQQVTGQHLKKDRFVFLTQTLPEKVKQHQEKMERREL, from the exons ATGAAGTTCAGAGCAAAACTAATGTTTTTCACCTTGACGtctgttttattcttctgtgttgctgcagacaaacatg CACCTGAAGTCCACACAAAGCTCGGGAGCCTGAGAGGTCAGTATGTGAGTGTGAAGGGGAAGGAGACTGGGGTCGATGCCTACCTGGGTGTCCCATTTGCCAAACCCCCTGTGGGCCCTGCTCTGAGATTGGCTGCACCTCAACCTGTAGAGGGATGGGAGGGAGTGAAAGATGCCACCCAGCAGCCTCCCAT atgtgttcaaaacaaacagcaaacaatgGATATTGCCGAAAAACTTAATATATCATTAGTAATTCCAGACATTTCAGAAGACTGTCTCTACCTCAACATTTACACTCCTGCAAACAGAGCTCATGATGCCAAACTCCCA GTCATGGTTTGGATCCACGGTGGAGGTTTTACTATGGGATCAGCATCAATGTATGATGGATCTGCTCTGGCTGCTTATCAGGATGTGGTGGTGGTTTTGATCCAGTACCGCTTGGGACTTCTGGGATTCCTCAG CACTGGAGATGAACACATGCCAGGAAATTTGGGATTGTTGGACCAGGTCCAAGCTCTGAAGTGGATCCAGCAGCACATTCACAACTTTGGGGGAGATCCAGATTTAGTTACCATATTTGGGGAGTCTGCTGGTGGAGTGAGCGTGTCCTTACTG CTTCTCTCACCGTTGTCTGAAGGCCTGTTCCACCGTGCTATTGCTGAGAGCGGCACTGCTGCAGTGGATACACTTTTTTCAAACAATCCTCTGCCATTGACTCAG ATGGTGGCAAATACATCTGGCTGTAGCCTTgaaagcacagagaagattgCTGATTGCATGAGGAACCTTGATATTGATACTATTGTGAATATTGTGAAG aatgaaaaatatgaatatttaataaatattgatGGACACTTCCTGACAAAACCTGTGAATGAGCTGTTGAATCAACATGAACTTCTCCACGTCCCATTCATCACTGGTATGAATAATGATGAAGCGGGCTGGGCAATTGCAAAT tTCTTTGCTCCTCCAAACTGGACTGAGGGACTCGATCGGGAAGAGGTcacaaagctgctgtctgctttCTTCCCTGAT CCCAAACATGCAATAATCAGAGATTTGATGATTGATGAATATATCGGAACTGGTGAAGATCGTGTGAAAAACAGAGATGGATTCACTGAGATGCTTGGAGACAAGTTTTTTGTCATTCCGACCATTAAGACTGCTAATTTCCACAGAG ATGCAGGTGCTCCTGTATACCTGTATGAGTACCAGCACCCTCCCAAGTTCCTGCAGGAAAAAAGGCCAAGCTTTGTTAAGTCTGACCATGGAGATGAAGTCTTTACAGTATTAGGATTCTGTTTCACAACTACTCATGCTAAATTATTTG ATTCATgtcctgaggaggaggaaaagttaAGTAAAATCATGATGAGCTACTGGGGAAACTTTGCTCGCACAGG gtctcCGAATGGGGACGGCCTTGTCCACTGGCCAAAGTACGAAGCAGGAGAAGAATATCTGGCAATTGATTTGAAGCAGCAGGTAACTGGTCAGCATCTGAAGAAGGACCGGTTTGTCTTCCTGACTCAGACACTTCCAGAGAAGGTCAAGCAACATCAAGAGAAGATGGAGCGCA CACCTGAAGTTCACACAAAGCTCGGGAGCCTGAGAGGTCAGTATGTGAGTGTGAAGGGGAAAGAGACTGGGGTCCATGCCTACCTGGGTGTCCCATTTGCCAAGCCCCCTGTGGGCCCTGCTCTGAGATTGGCTGCACCTCAACCTTTAGAGGGATGGGAGGGAGTGAAAGATGCCACCCAGCAGCCTCTCAT gtGTGTTCAACACAAACAGGATATGTTAGATCTTGCTGAAAAACTTCATTTATCAGTAGTAATTCCAGACATTTCAGAAGACTGTCTCTACGTCAACATTTACACTCCTGCAAACAGAGCTCATGATGCCAAACTCCCA GTCATGGTTTGGATCCACGGTGGAGGGTATACTATGGGATCAGCTTCAATATATGATGGATCTGCTCTGGCTGCTTATCAGGATGTGGTGGTGGTTTTGATCCAGTACCGCTTGGGACTTCTGGGCTTCCTCAG CACTGGAGATGAACACATGCCAGGAAATTTGGGATTGTTGGACCAGGTCCAAGCTCTGAAGTGGATCCAGCAGCACATTCACAACTTTGGGGGAGATCCAGATTTAGTTACCATATTTGGGGAGTCTGCTGGTGGAGTGAGCGTGTCCTTACTG CTTCTCTCACCGTTGTCTGAAGGCCTGTTCCACCGTGCTATTTCTGAGAGTGGTACTGCTGAAATGGGTATAGTAGTGTCAAACAATCCTCTGCAATTGACTCAG ATGGTGGCAAATATATCTGGCTGTAGCCTTgaaagcacagagaagattgCTGATTGCATGAGGAACCTTGATATTGATACTATTGTGAATATTGTGAAG GATAAAAAATTGCACTATTCTGCAAATATTGATGGACACTTCCTGACAAAACCTGTGGATGAGCTGTTGAGTCAACATCAACTTCACACTGTTCCATTCATCACTGGTGTGAATAATGATGAAGCGGGCTGGTTAATTGTAGAT TTCTTCGCTCCTCCAAACTGGACTGAGGGACTCGATCGGGAAGAGGTcacaaagctgctgtctgctttCTTCCCTGAT CCCAAAGATGAAATCATCAGAGATTTGCTGATCGATGAATATATTGGAACTGGTGAAGATCGtgtgaaaaacagagaaggaTTCACACAGATACTtggggactttttttttgtcattccAGCCATTAAAGTTGCTAATTTCCACAGag ATGCAGGTGCTCCTGTATACCTGTATGAGTACCAGCACCCTCCCAAGTTCCTGCAGGAAAAAAGGCCAAGCTTTGTTAAGACTGACCATGGAGATGAACTTTTTACAGTATTAGGATTCTGTTTCACAACTACTCATGTAAAATTACCTG ATTCATgtcctgaggaggaggaaaagttaAGTAAAATCATGATGAGCTACTGGGGAAACTTTGCTCGCACAGG GTCTCCGAATGGGGACGGCCTTGTCCACTGGCCAAAGTACGAAGCAGGAGAAGAGTATCTGGCAATTGATTTGAAGCAGCAGGTAACTGGTCAGCATCTGAAGAAGGACCGGTTTGTCTTCCTGACTCAGACACTTCCAGAGAAGGTCAAGCAACATCAAGAGAAGATGGAGCGCCGCGAGCTGTAG
- the LOC113165538 gene encoding pyrethroid hydrolase Ces2e-like encodes MLDIADKLNISVVIPDISEDCLYLNIYTPANRAHDAKLPVMVWIHGGAYTMGSASIYDGSALAAYQDVVVVLIQYRLGLLGFLSTGDEHMPGNLGLLDQVQALKWIQQHIHNFGGDPDLVTIFGESAGGVSVSLLLLSPLSEGLFHRAIAESGTAAMDILVSNNPLPMMQMVANTSGCSLESTEKIADCMRNLDIDTIVNIGKDTKLLYSINVDGHFLTTPVDKLFYKHELLTVPFITGVNNDEGVWVLAQVCLNAHFYTNVLN; translated from the exons atgTTAGATATTGCTGATAAACTTAATATATCAGTAGTAATTCCAGACATTTCAGAAGACTGTCTCTACCTCAACATTTACACTCCTGCAAACAGAGCTCATGATGCCAAACTCCCA GTCATGGTTTGGATCCACGGTGGAGCATATACAATGGGATCAGCTTCAATATATGATGGATCTGCTCTGGCTGCTTATCAGGATGTGGTGGTAGTTTTGATCCAGTACCGCTTGGGACTTCTGGGCTTCCTCAG CACTGGAGATGAACACATGCCAGGAAATTTGGGATTGTTGGACCAGGTCCAAGCTCTGAAGTGGATCCAGCAGCACATTCACAACTTTGGGGGAGATCCAGATTTAGTTACTATATTTGGGGAGTCTGCTGGTGGAGTGAGCGTGTCCTTACTG CTTCTCTCACCGTTGTCTGAAGGCCTGTTCCACCGTGCTATTGCTGAGAGTGGCACTGCTGCAATGGATATACTGGTGTCAAACAATCCTCTACCAATGATGCAG ATGGTGGCAAATACATCTGGCTGTAGCCTTgaaagcacagagaagattgCTGATTGTATGAGGAACCTCGATATTGACACTATTGTGAATATTGGGAAG GACACAAAATTGTTATATTCCATAAATGTTGATGGACACTTCCTGACAACACCCGTAGACAAGCTGTTCTACAAACATGAACTTCTCACTGTCCCATTCATCACTGGTGTGAATAATGATGAAGGGGTTTGGGTACTGGCTCAAGTATGTCtgaatgcacatttttataCTAATGTTTTAAACTGA